Proteins from one Natrinema salinisoli genomic window:
- the pan1 gene encoding proteasome-activating nucleotidase Pan1 yields MSDTVDDVDLPYDEDEASQQEKIQSLEERLEILEAQNEEMRDRLLDANAENNKYQQKLERLTHENKKLKQSPLFVATVQEVTDEGVIIKQHGNNQEALTEVTDEMREDIEPDARVAVNNSLSIVKPLSNETDVRARVMEVTESPDVSYEDIGGLEEQMQEVRETVEMPLEKPEMFDDVGIDPPSGVLLYGPPGTGKTMLAKAVANQTDATFIKMAGSELVHKFIGEGAKLVRDLFDVAREHEPAVIFIDEIDAIAAKRTESKTSGDAEVQRTMMQLLSEMDGFEERGEIRIIAATNRFDMLDRAILRPGRFDRLIEVPKPNAEGREIIFEIHTRGMNVADDVDFAELAVDAEEASGADIKAVCTEAGMFAIRDDRTEIRMEDFRSAWDKVQAESDEGEEVSKTFA; encoded by the coding sequence ATGAGCGACACCGTGGACGACGTCGACCTCCCATACGACGAGGACGAGGCGTCCCAACAGGAGAAGATCCAGTCGCTCGAGGAACGGCTGGAGATCCTCGAGGCGCAAAACGAGGAGATGCGCGACAGGCTCCTCGACGCCAACGCCGAGAACAACAAGTACCAGCAGAAACTCGAGCGACTCACACACGAGAACAAGAAACTCAAGCAGTCCCCGCTGTTCGTCGCCACCGTCCAGGAAGTCACGGACGAGGGCGTCATCATCAAACAGCACGGGAACAATCAGGAGGCGCTGACGGAAGTCACCGACGAGATGCGCGAGGACATCGAGCCCGACGCCCGGGTCGCGGTCAACAACTCGCTATCTATCGTCAAGCCCCTCTCGAACGAAACCGACGTTCGCGCTCGCGTGATGGAAGTCACCGAGAGCCCGGACGTCAGCTACGAGGACATCGGCGGACTCGAGGAGCAGATGCAGGAAGTCCGCGAAACCGTCGAGATGCCCCTCGAGAAGCCCGAGATGTTCGACGACGTCGGGATCGACCCGCCGAGCGGCGTCCTGCTCTACGGGCCGCCTGGGACCGGGAAGACGATGCTCGCCAAAGCCGTCGCCAACCAGACCGACGCCACCTTCATCAAGATGGCCGGCTCGGAGCTGGTCCACAAGTTCATCGGCGAGGGTGCCAAGCTCGTTCGCGACCTCTTCGACGTCGCACGTGAGCACGAACCCGCCGTCATCTTCATCGACGAGATCGACGCCATCGCCGCCAAGCGGACCGAGTCCAAGACCTCCGGCGACGCCGAGGTCCAGCGGACGATGATGCAGCTTCTGAGCGAGATGGACGGCTTCGAGGAGCGCGGTGAGATCCGCATCATCGCCGCAACCAACCGCTTCGACATGCTCGACCGCGCCATCCTCCGCCCCGGCCGGTTCGACCGCCTGATCGAGGTGCCCAAGCCGAACGCGGAAGGTCGCGAGATCATCTTCGAGATCCACACCCGCGGGATGAACGTCGCCGACGACGTCGACTTCGCCGAACTGGCGGTCGACGCCGAGGAGGCGTCGGGTGCCGACATCAAGGCCGTCTGTACCGAGGCCGGCATGTTCGCCATCCGCGACGACCGCACCGAGATCCGGATGGAGGACTTCCGCAGCGCCTGGGACAAAGTCCAGGCCGAGTCCGACGAGGGCGAAGAAGTCTCGAAGACCTTCGCCTGA
- a CDS encoding GMP synthase subunit A, giving the protein MTKIVVVDNHGQFTHLERRALRDLGVDTELIDNDTPPEDVDADGVVLSGGPDMDRIGRSADYLEADVPVLGICLGMQLIADELGGRVGGGEYGGYADVTVDIVDDEDPLTGSLHPETRVWASHADEVKELPDGFELTAKSDVCDVEAMSDTDRDLYGVQWHPEVAHTEEGDEIFENFLAVCESE; this is encoded by the coding sequence ATGACGAAGATCGTCGTGGTGGACAATCATGGACAGTTCACCCACCTCGAGCGCCGGGCGCTTCGCGACCTCGGCGTCGATACGGAGCTGATCGACAACGACACACCGCCGGAAGACGTCGACGCCGACGGCGTCGTCCTCTCGGGCGGCCCGGACATGGACCGGATCGGGCGCTCCGCCGACTACCTCGAGGCGGACGTGCCAGTTCTCGGCATCTGTCTGGGAATGCAACTGATCGCGGACGAACTGGGCGGCCGCGTCGGGGGCGGCGAGTACGGCGGCTATGCGGACGTCACCGTCGATATCGTCGACGACGAAGACCCGCTGACCGGATCGCTCCATCCCGAGACCCGCGTCTGGGCGAGCCACGCCGACGAAGTGAAGGAACTCCCCGACGGATTCGAACTGACCGCGAAAAGCGACGTCTGCGACGTCGAGGCGATGAGCGATACCGATCGGGACCTCTACGGCGTCCAGTGGCACCCCGAGGTCGCCCACACCGAGGAAGGAGACGAGATTTTCGAGAACTTCCTGGCGGTCTGCGAATCCGAGTAG
- a CDS encoding ferritin-like domain-containing protein, producing MTIDSTEDLFVDGLKHAYYTEQRLVDALEELEQTSTSEELKSGFAEHREETKNQIDRLETVFEHVDASPEGEEDPVVEGMIEAHEEFVDKDPSDEALDRFNIAAGQKSEHYEIAVYGNLIPMADQLGLDDAADTLEETLREEQDELETLSEMGEEFDYGELEVSE from the coding sequence ATGACCATAGATTCGACCGAAGACCTCTTCGTAGACGGACTGAAGCACGCGTACTACACCGAACAGCGCCTCGTCGACGCGCTCGAGGAACTCGAGCAGACCTCCACGAGCGAGGAACTCAAATCGGGATTCGCCGAGCACCGCGAGGAAACTAAAAACCAGATCGACCGCCTCGAGACGGTGTTCGAGCACGTCGACGCCTCTCCAGAGGGAGAAGAGGACCCGGTCGTCGAGGGAATGATCGAGGCCCACGAGGAGTTCGTGGACAAGGACCCGAGCGACGAAGCGCTCGATCGGTTCAACATCGCCGCCGGACAGAAGTCCGAGCACTACGAGATCGCCGTCTACGGGAACCTCATCCCGATGGCCGATCAGCTCGGACTCGACGACGCCGCGGACACCCTCGAGGAGACGTTGCGGGAGGAACAGGACGAACTCGAGACCCTCTCGGAGATGGGCGAGGAGTTCGATTACGGCGAACTCGAGGTTTCGGAGTAA
- a CDS encoding MaoC/PaaZ C-terminal domain-containing protein, with protein sequence MQYFEDIEIGAETTFGERTLTEDEIVSFARKWDPQRFHVDPEAASESVHGGLIASGFHTVAVAMRIWVNEYLRDVANMGARYLSELAWHEPVRPGDTLVISGEVLDKTTPEHTDSHGYLDYELSARVDGEPVMTMVTDLVVQRRRD encoded by the coding sequence ATGCAGTACTTCGAAGACATCGAGATCGGTGCGGAGACGACCTTCGGAGAGCGAACGCTGACCGAAGACGAAATCGTGTCGTTCGCCAGGAAATGGGATCCACAACGATTCCACGTCGATCCCGAAGCCGCATCGGAGTCGGTCCACGGCGGCCTCATCGCCAGCGGTTTCCACACGGTCGCGGTCGCGATGCGCATCTGGGTCAACGAATACCTCCGCGACGTCGCGAACATGGGCGCACGGTATCTCTCCGAACTCGCCTGGCACGAACCGGTTCGTCCCGGCGACACCCTCGTCATCAGCGGCGAGGTGCTGGACAAAACGACCCCAGAGCACACCGACAGCCACGGCTACCTCGACTACGAACTCTCGGCCCGCGTCGACGGCGAGCCGGTGATGACGATGGTAACCGACCTCGTCGTCCAGCGCCGAAGGGACTGA
- a CDS encoding NmrA/HSCARG family protein, translating to MTSVLVTGATGNQGGAVVAHLLESDADFDVYGLTRDASGDRARELAEQGVTMVEGDMNDKESLAPHVADVDAVFAVTNFWTQGYDAQVQQGKNVAEVAAEEGVDQFVLSGVGSHERDTGIPHFDSAWEIDQHAQGLDLPLTVLQPVFFFQNFEAFAEDVVEDGQIALPLEEGVSLQMIDVDDVGRAAAVAFEHPDEFVGERVELAGDELTLAETAEVLSTVTGREVDPVHVPIEDAYDSFGEEFTVMCEWFNEVGYDADIGELEDRFGFEFTRLPEYLRENGWEDKEGMASTPGWVKAMQ from the coding sequence ATGACGAGCGTACTCGTCACCGGTGCGACCGGCAACCAGGGCGGCGCGGTCGTCGCCCACTTGCTCGAGTCCGACGCCGATTTCGACGTATACGGACTGACCCGCGACGCCTCCGGAGACCGCGCCCGGGAGTTGGCCGAGCAGGGCGTGACGATGGTCGAGGGAGATATGAACGACAAGGAGTCGCTGGCGCCGCACGTCGCGGACGTCGACGCGGTCTTCGCCGTCACGAACTTCTGGACGCAGGGGTACGACGCGCAGGTTCAGCAAGGGAAAAACGTCGCCGAAGTCGCCGCCGAGGAGGGCGTCGACCAGTTCGTGCTGAGCGGCGTCGGCAGTCACGAGCGCGACACGGGTATCCCTCACTTCGATTCGGCGTGGGAGATCGACCAGCACGCGCAGGGACTCGACCTGCCGCTGACCGTCCTCCAGCCCGTGTTCTTCTTCCAGAACTTCGAGGCGTTCGCCGAGGACGTCGTTGAGGACGGCCAGATCGCGCTGCCCCTCGAGGAGGGCGTCTCCCTCCAGATGATCGACGTCGACGACGTCGGTCGCGCTGCTGCGGTCGCGTTCGAACACCCTGACGAGTTCGTCGGGGAGCGCGTCGAACTCGCGGGAGACGAACTGACTCTGGCGGAAACCGCCGAGGTGCTCTCGACGGTCACTGGCCGAGAGGTCGACCCCGTTCACGTCCCCATCGAGGACGCCTACGACTCATTCGGCGAGGAGTTCACCGTCATGTGCGAGTGGTTCAACGAGGTCGGCTACGACGCCGACATCGGCGAGCTCGAGGACCGGTTCGGATTCGAGTTCACGCGGCTTCCCGAGTACCTCCGCGAAAACGGCTGGGAGGACAAAGAGGGAATGGCGTCGACGCCCGGCTGGGTCAAGGCGATGCAGTAG